In Phaeodactylum tricornutum CCAP 1055/1 chromosome 21, whole genome shotgun sequence, the following proteins share a genomic window:
- a CDS encoding predicted protein yields RFKFIYQGNAVYEWEQSLNEVVIYIPAPKFLESASQLSCDIQANHLKLGLKGSKSLFIDEKTCNTIETAESTWCLEDGSIVLYLQKANKGLVWASALTGRFDVELNVAQLEQVRKKIMLERWQEEHPEMDFRDAEFNGSVPDPRSFMGGVGYG; encoded by the coding sequence CGTTTTAAATTTATCTATCAAGGAAACGCCGTGTATGAGTGGGAACAGTCCTTAAACGAGGTCGTAATTTACATTCCAGCTCCGAAGTTTTTGGAATCGGCTTCGCAATTGTCTTGTGATATACAGGCAAATCACCTGAAGCTGGGTTTAAAAGGCAGCAAGAGTCTGTTTATTGATGAGAAGACATGTAACACTATTGAGACGGCAGAAAGTACATGGTGTTTGGAAGATGGAAGTATAGTGCTTTATTTACAAAAGGCCAATAAGGGGCTGGTGTGGGCGTCAGCTCTAACCGGGCGTTTTGATGTCGAATTGAACGTCGCTCAACTGGAACAGGTAAGGAAGAAGATCATGTTGGAACGATGGCAAGAAGAGCATCCAGAAATGGATTTTCGGGACGCAGAGTTTAATGGCAGTGTTCCAGACCCCAGAAGTTTTATGGGTGGCGTTGGATACGGATGA
- the CSN8 gene encoding COP9 SigNalosome subunit 8 (homolog to plant subunit), which produces MTSAAIASFPPKSVAKNSAEIVNECEYLEVIGKGDHSVLVVEMAALMVEGDLVAARHLWRRYRDDSIRATALEPWWSVAQCMMEWDVASSWVALQVISDGSDSLFSTYANEIVQAYRTRLAPLSLLKSIDVTSKVSSFAVLLNMTEEDCVQFLNSRKDTHLSSDVFQDMEIYTRIVAFLEASANEVHTD; this is translated from the coding sequence ATGACAAGTGCAGCTATTGCATCATTTCCACCAAAAAGCGTGGCCAAAAACTCTGCCGAGATAGTAAACGAATGCGAATATCTCGAGGTGATCGGGAAGGGCGACCATTCAGTTCTCGTCGTTGAAATGGCCGCGCTTATGGTGGAAGGCGATCTCGTGGCTGCTCGTCATCTTTGGCGACGGTATCGCGACGATTCCATCAGGGCCACCGCTTTAGAGCCATGGTGGAGCGTTGCGCAATGCATGATGGAATGGGACGTTGCGAGTTCCTGGGTTGCACTTCAGGTTATTTCGGATGGTAGCGATTCTCTTTTCTCCACTTACGCCAACGAAATCGTGCAAGCATACCGTACTCGCTTGGCTCCACTCTCTCTACTCAAATCGATTGACGTGACATCGAAAGTGTCATCTTTCGCGGTCTTGTTGAACATGACCGAGGAAGATTGCGTTCAGTTTCTCAATTCACGAAAGGATACTCATCTAAGCAGTGATGTTTTCCAAGATATGGAGATATACACACGTATTGTGGCCTTTCTTGAAGCCAGTGCTAATGAAGTACACACTGACTAA
- the PEPCK1 gene encoding phosphoenolpyruvate carboxykinase (Catalyzes the reaction: oxaloacetate + ATP = phosphoenolpyruvate + ADP + CO2. Requires divalent cations. Has a potential role in C4 photosynthetic metabolism.; ATP), mitochondrial precursor) yields the protein MLLTTGAARVFLRSAAVSKSAVKTFAARAVLGSGRLSSPSSLYHGCSVQTFTSLPNDASTSCKEGREAYNVSQTHKGTDACLKVGIDKLGITGPSTIYRNLNYDEIFEHEVKNGEGVVAKAEYGDTFCVDTGKFTGRSPKDKWIVLNKGSETEANIDWNSINQATKPEVFDELYDKAVDYFNQRESCYVADVYCGANPSTRKKIRFLFDKAWQQHFVTNMFIRPSDEAELDGFDPDFTVINCCAQVDDDWERHGLHSDTAVVFNIEKKTAVVFGTWYGGENKKGIFSLMNYWLPMQGHLPMHCSANVGKEGDVALFFGLSGTGKTTLSADPHRALIGDDEHGWDHDGIFNFEGGCYAKTINLSEATEPDIYRAIHKDALLENVAIRDDGTPDYSNVSKTENGRVSYPIFNIPGYHKEQMAGHPSNIIFLSCDAFGVMPPVARLSSGQAMYHFLSGYTAKVAGTERGITEPSATFSTCFGAAFMTMHPTVYADLLQEKLDKHGSHAYLVNSGWSGGAYGTGKRMSIKTTRTCIDAILDGSIHDAEFQVDPIFGYEVPKSLPGLDDLLLDPKSTWDNQDAYDETAAKLAKMYSDNFKQYEGKGSIDYTKFGPKI from the exons TACCACGGATGCTCAGTCCAGACTTTTACTAGTCTCCCCAACGACGCTTCCACCAGTTGCAAGGAAGGACGGGAAGCTTACAACGTTTCGCAGACACACAAGGGCACGGACGCCTGTCTCAAAGTCGGTATTGACAAACTCGGGATCACAGGCCCTTCCACAATCTACCGCAACTTGAACTACGACGAAATCTTTGAGCACGAAGTCAAGAACGGCGAAGGCGTTGTGGCCAAGGCCGAATACGGTGACACATTTTGCGTCGATACCGGAAAATTCACCGGTCGTTCCCCCAAGGACAAGTGGATTGTATTGAATAAGGGATCCGAGACCGAAGCCAACATTGACTGGAATAGTATCAATCAGGCAACCAAGCCGGAAGTATTCGATGAGCTCTACGACAAAGCCGTCGACTATTTTAATCAACGCGAGTCGTGCTACGTCGCGGATGTCTATTGTGGAGCCAATCCATCCACACGCAAGAAGATCCGCTTCTTGTTCGACAAGGCCTGGCAGCAGCACTTTGTAACGAATATGTTTATTCGTCCGTCAGACGAGGCGGAGCTAGATGGGTTCGATCCTGACTTTACCGTTATTAATTGCTGCGCACAGGTAGATGACGACTGGGAACGCCATGGTCTCCACAGCGACACTGCTGTAGTCTTCAACATAGAAAAGAAGACGGCCGTTGTTTTCGGAACCTGGTACGGTGGAGAAAATAAGAAGGGCATCTTTTCACTCATGAACTACTGGTTGCCTATGCAAGGACATTTGCCCATGCACTGTTCCGCCAATGTTGGCAAGGAAGGTGACGTGGCCTTGTTTTTCGGGCTCAGCGGAACTGGAAAGACCACTCTGTCAGCCGACCCGCACCGCGCTTTAATTGGTGACGATGAGCATGGATG GGATCACGATGGCATCTTCAACTTTGAAGGTGGCTGCTACGCTAAGACAATAAACTTGTCTGAAGCGACCGAGCCAGATATTTACCGAGCCATCCACAAGGACGCTCTTCTGGAGAACGTGGCTATTCGGGACGATGGAACCCCTGACTACTCGAATGTCTCCAAGACGGAGAACGGACGTGTCTCGTATCCAATTTTCAACATTCCTGGGTATCACAAGGAGCAAATGGCTGGGCATCCTAGTAACATCATCTTTTTGTCCTGTGATGCATTTGGCGTAATGCCTCCTGTGGCTCGTCTGTCTTCCGGGCAGGCCATGTACCACTTTTTATCTGGATACACAGCCAAAGTGGCCGGAACGGAACGTGGAATCACGGAACCCTCAGCCACATTCTCGACTTGCTTTGGTGCTGCGTTTATGACTATGCACCCGACCGTGTATGCTGATTTGTTGCAAGAAAAACTTGACAAACATGGATCCCATGCCTATCTGGTTAATTCCGGATGGTCTGGAGGTGCCTATGGTACCGGGAAGCGTATGAGTATCAAAACGACGCGCACATGCATTGATGCAATTCTAGATGGATCCATTCACGATGCAGAATTTCAAGTGGATCCTATCTTTGGCTACGAAGTACCCAAAAGCCTTCCCGGACTGGACGATCTTCTCTTGGATCCCAAGTCGACTTGGGATAACCAGGACGCCTACGACGAAACAGCAGCGAAACTTGCCAAGATGTACTCCGACAACTTCAAGCAGTATGAAGGAAAGGGGTCCATTGACTACACCAAATTCGGACCCAAGATATAA